Part of the Peromyscus leucopus breed LL Stock chromosome 6, UCI_PerLeu_2.1, whole genome shotgun sequence genome, tccagagaacaccgctggattgcgatacaccttccccagacccccgcaacctatccattccttcatttgtaagtcatccactaaataaatcctccttttaactacgtggagtggcctttataattttccccaatacccCACCTCCGGGTTTGTAGCTACattataatgcaaaaatgtattcagttCAGCTTCAAGACTCCCATAGTCTGTCATAGTCTTAACACCAGttacaagttcaaagtctcttttgagactcaagAAAATCTCTTAAGTATAACCCTGTGGAAAGGGaacatagtgagaaaatactggaccaaaacaagaccaaaaaaaaaaccaggagggCAAACTCCAACTTGTGCATCTCCATATATGATGTCTAAGTGTTCTCCAAAATTCCATCTTCCAGCTTTGTTGAtcacaacacacttctttctcttggactggatCTAAATCAGGCCTGCAGCTCTTCTCGGCTGGTGTCCCATGGCTCTAGAATCTCCAGCATCTTGATGTCGCCAACAAAATCCAGGCTTGACCTTCACTCAATGGCccctctgggcctccatgcagggatacCCCTGACATACACCAGGTCTCAATGGTTTTTCTTAGCCACAGAGAAAGATTCCTCAATTCCTTTCTTGTATTTGTGACTATGGAGCTAGAAGAAGCACATTGCCAAAGCTGTCAAGCTCTGTTGCTTAATGGGGACGGAACTTGAACTTGGCCCCCTCTTTCAATTACATTTGcatctgctttttgttgttgatggtttCTTTTTGCTACTTAAGATTTTctctaattccttttcacaagttagaagcttagctgggtgggttTTTGCCCTGAGttaccacttcctttattccatttagcatcaggcttttctttaaacttgttatctccttgagcactggcTTTAACTCCATTACACTtcctgatgctttttttttcacttctaacTGTACATTTTGAATATCCCTTTTTCTACCTTGCTCCTGTTTATTATAGATTCCcataagagtgattactaataatCACATGTCAGAGTCCATGACAGGCTATCTTGAAATCTCCACTACCACTGCCATGAGTCAAAACCTCTTAAATTTaccctcaggcagatttttaggacaagggcaaaaaataGCCACATTCTtggtcaaaatatcacaagaatggtttcTAAGCCACTTACAAAAATTCTTCCCCTCTAAAACTTCTTGAGCTGGGTCCTCATAGTTCAAATCACCCTCGGCACTGTATTTCTTACTCCTGCTAGCTTGGTCCATTCATTAAGCACTGCTTAAAGTATCTGAtttcttccaagctcccacagaataGCTCTGAACACTTAATGGCTTTTCTTGACCAAAGTTCCAAAATCCTTACACtgtcctccccaaaacaacatgatTAGGTCTACATAGCAGCACCCAAAtatcctggtaccaatttctgtcttagttaggattactaatgctgtgatgaaacaccatgactaaaagcagcttgaggaggagaaggtttatttggtttacattttcaTATCACTGCTCATCATTGAAGGATATCAGGTCaagaactcaaatagggcaggaacctggaggcaggagctgatgtccATCATGGCTTGTTGAGGCTTTTTATTCTAGAACCTAGAACCATCAGTCCAGGGATagcaccatccaccatgggctgggcactgccccatcaataactaattaagaaaatgtcctagagCTAGACCTTATGGAGGCATATTTTCAGTTCTTAATTCTTAATGAATTTCTTTCCGATGACTCTAGCATgagtcaagttaacataaaactaatcAGGACACCATATATCCACTTAATGTCATGAATGTTATGACCATATCTATCCTGCTCCTTATACAATCCTCACAATTAGCAACCTTTTCTGTTCAATTGACTATTAATTGATTCTGTTTAGAAGTAGAAGTTTGAGGACTGTGACTtgtgatagttaatcttgattgtcaactggaCATATGTGGCAAGAAGGGACTTCAATTGAAAATTGTATCTATCACATTtacctgtgagcatgtctgtttGCCAGGTTCTTGATTTCTCATTGATAcaggagggtccagtccactgtgggcaatACTTTCACTAGGCAGGTGAAAAGGCAgggtatataaaaaaaaaatacttgaaagacaaatagaccctttcctcttcaGATTGACTTTGgtcagtgctttatcacagcaacagaaagcaaactatcACAGGGGTTTAGCTCAGTTATAGAGTGTGTGTTTAGCATGTATGCCTTCCATtccaagcatgcatgcacatccatgtacacacgtacacgcacacgcacatacacacatatacacacacacacacacacacacacacacacacacacacacacacacacagatggggcAGGAGAGGAAACTTATCCTTAAATCTTTAATGGGCATTTTTTACAGATAAAttaatattgaattattttttaatttcagcttCTTAAAAAAGTTCATCTTATAATCCATGAAGTactaattctttgtttttcttcctttaatttatGTATCAGAGATTAtagttaatatataaattattgttTTCCAGACGTAAAACCATTCCAGGATGGCTTATTTTTTGGCACTGTTCTCTTTGCTGGCCATGCAAAGTGTGTTGATAGGGGCAACTTTCCCAGATGAAACCATAGCTGAGTGGTCAGTGAATATGTATAACCATCTTCGAGCCACTGGGGAAGATGaaaacattctcttttctccactgAGCATTGCCCTTGCAATGGGAGTGATGGAGCTTGGAGCTCAAGGATCTACTCTGAAAGAAATTCGCCATTCAATGGGATACGATGGCCTGAAAAATGGTGAgttcctgggttttgtttctcACAAATATTTGAGTTTAACTTTGAATTCAATCATATTGCTTTCTGCCAGAGGCACTAATATTTACTAGAGGTAAGAAATGATCTTATTGCAAGAATATGGTTCAAAGGGTTAGAATAAGAGAAAGGGCTCATTCCTGCCTCTAGTCCTAGCTGAGTAAATCTAAGGAAAGTGCTTCCCcaaagtattatttaaataagCCTGCATGtgaaagtaaacaaaaagtgcttCTGTAATTTTTAGTGTAAATTATTATAGAAATAAATGAGAAGGTAACTGTAATGGATGATCAAAAAAAAGGCATCATgattttttgaaaaatatcacattttgCTTAACAATTAATGATATTCTCATTGTTTAAATAGTATCCAAGTCTTTTGAAATGtactattattataaaaattacatgtattagggaaaataattttgaaatgaggTGTGATTTCTATTTTAATGCTTCTTTCTAGTGTACACACGAACAAATTCACtagaaagttaaaaagaaagtagTAGATTTCTACTTATGATATTTAAATAGTCTGTTAAGAAGAACATTTAAAGGGATATCTTCTAGATAATTAAATTTTGCTTGATAACCCTAAAAAAGACCAGTTGAATGTAACTAAGCCaaatattctgaaagaaaaacaacttaaatttgtttcttctttttagaatttATGCAAGTCACAGTGAAAGGCTGCAGTTCAACatcctagcatgtgcaaggtcctgggccTGAGCTCTGACTGTAAAActaacaaactaaaaacaaaatgaaacaaacaaacaaacaaaaaggaagaaagagtatCACTTGGTAAACTAGACCAAGCTAATCTGAGCATCTAGAAATAGCACGTGAAGATCCTTGTCATGTCTCTATGAGGACCAAGCCTGCTGCTTTTCACTGATCACTGTTCTTCTAATGTCCTTTACTGTGCTATAGTGATCTTTCCCCATGCCTGTTCCACTGACATGCTTCTCATGTGTCATCTTGCAGGTGAAGAATTTTCTTTCCTAAAAGATTTTTCTAACATGGTCTCTGCTGAAGAGAGCCAGTATGTGATGAAAATTGCCAATTCCCTCTTTGTGCAAAATGGATTTCATATCAATGATGAGTTCTTGCAAATGATGAAAAAGTACTTTAATGCAGAAGTCAATCATGTGGATTTCAGTCAAAATGTAGCTGTGGCCAACTACATCAATAAGTGGGTGGAGAATTATACAAACAgtatgttctttcttttcactaTTTAGCTCAATCCTAAACATTTTTTACTTTGTGATGTATATGTGCCTTCACTGAtactaaataagtaaaatgtgtgGCCATGAGTAGAATATTGGCTCTGATCATCTGCCATCAATGTTCTCCAATAGAGGAAACTCCTTGTATAGCTACTGTGTGGAAGTTTGCTTGAACTGTTTGATAAATTAGTCAGACAGAATGGTAGTTTGTGATAGTttcattgtaaaattaaaatagaataagaaagaaagaaatcaaagtttGAAGATGTTTCTTGGTTTTGCAACCACAATAACcaataagtaattttaagaagTGAATAGCATTAATTCTAAAAAGAGTGGTCTGTTTTAGCTCAAGTTAGTAGGGAGGAATTAGAAACTGGCTGCACatactttccattttatttctaattcatatttgttgttttaagatttatttttattttgtgtgtatatgtgtaggtttcagtgtatgtatgtgaaccactTACATACTGATGGATGCCAGAAAAGGGCTTCAGATCTGCTGGAACTAGGGTTGCAGGTTGATGTGagcttgtgggtactgggagccaATCCTGGGTCCTgcgtaagagcagcaagtgctcttaactgctgagatatctctccatcccccataATTCACATTTTAAGTGTATTTAAGACTTTTAAATACTTCTAAGTGGTTAAAATTTCACCATTTATTTTCCAATTAGCCAAGAAGATAGTTGAGATAATAAAAAGTGAGACTAAATAAAAGTAGTTtaatggaagagaaggagagagaattaaAATAGGAGAATATGTGGGTAATGTGTATAATAAACAATATACATgatatatgaaaaaaacaaattaaaaatagatcaaTATTTAAGGTAGATTAGTATAGTTGTTTATTACATGAAATGTTAATGTCAAAACTTCCCAAATAGTTTTATTCTAAAATCAtttgttagaagaaaaaaaaaacactatcagATACTCTAAACCCTACAATTCATACAACCTTGAGGTAGTACTTATTATACAAAGTGATATGTttgacaaaatgagaaaatattaaataaatttgatctttcatttttaatgtatgaaATTATTTGTGATAAAAGGAGACATTTTAACATTATTAAGCATCTAAAAAGAATAACTATCTACCTGAAATATATTGCATCATTAAAATATGCTAGCTTTCAATTCTTTTGGGCACTCTTAGCAAATAGCAGCAACCTACTATCATTCAGATTAGACTTGAAAAAGAAGATTTCAAATGATAGAAAATAATACTTTGTGCATTAAATTAGCTCTCAATTATATTTGCACACCATTAAGAACAGTAGGAGGATGACCGGTATTCAATAGGGACAAGTTGAACAGAATGACACTTATGTGCCTTGTTGAATAATAAAACTTAATGGATGGAGAGTTGGCTCAACACTTAAGAGCACCtgatgctctttcagaagacctgagttcagttcctagcaccccatggtgtctcacaaccatccataattctagTTCATGGGGCATGaaactctcttctgacttccagggGCACCAGtcatacatgtgcacaggcatacatccaggcaaaacacatatacatataaaataaaaaataaatgaatccttaaaaaataaactttgagaAATCACTGTGCTTTGTCTATGTTCATAGTTTTACATGTATCATTGTACCAAGGAAGTGGTGAAGGCCAAGATGTCCTTGGATGTGAGTGGGTAGTTTTTGTCTCAGGATGCTCCTAGGCATACTCTTGATTTTGGATGACCTTCATTgctaatgatgtaattatgtgtgtatgataGTGTTTTTCCTTTACAAGTAAGATCCTTCTACTTCTGTTATATACACATCTTACATGTTTAGGACCACTCTATTTGAGGGTGGtttcaaaattcttttctttgCTCTTCCACTTTTCAATTTAATGTGAATTCTCATCTACTTCACCTAAATAGGTCTGTTGAAAGATTTGGTATCTCCAAGGGATTTTGATTCTGTCACTCATCTGGCCCTCATCAATGCTGTGTATTTCAAAGGGAACTGGAAATCACAGTTTAGACCTGAAAATACCAGAACGTTTTCCTTCACTAAAGATGATGAAAGTGAAGTACAGATTCCAATGATGTATCAACAAGGAGAATTTTATTACGGTAagacatattttatgttttttaattcttGTAGTATATCAACAAATCttttagaaatatgaaatatttattgctCCAACTCCTTGTGAATATAATTTGGGCTATAGTTCAGTTTGCTTGGCTGCATTTCCAAAGGCTTGTCATTAGATCATGACTGAATAGTATAGGTATTGACAGTTTTCCAACATACATCTTTAATTTACAAAGTTAATTACACCTGCAAAGTGCCTTTACTCATCTAAAATTGTCTGATATTGGGCTGGCAAGGTGACTTCCTGAGTTAAGCATTTGCTACATAAGCATGAGTCCTGAGTTTGAATACCCAGCACCCAACCTAAACTGGACCCTCTATTGCACAtccataatcccagtgctgataACCTTGAAATAGGAGATAGACACAGGAGTTTCCCTGAAAACTCATGGCACAGGTACCCATCAGACACAATAGTAAAACAATGCCAGTCTTGGTATCAAATGAAGACGTAGGCAAGGACCTCCATACATGCTCCATGACATATCTGTAcctgcgtgcgcgtgcgcgcgcgcgcgcgcgcacacacacacacacacacacacacacacacacacgcacacactaaaAGTTCTGATCTTGAGTGATAATTTTCTAGTTTACTCCACGAAATGATTGCCTTTGTGATAGTTTTTAGCTTTATGGTCTACCAAGAACCTGATTTAGTTTTAAACATTCttagtatatatttttcttttctaaatttacttgtttgtttgtttgtgaactTGTATCCCATGGCTCATGAGTGGACACAGGACAACTGTAGTAAgtttgttctcttcttccaccatatgTGTTCTGAGGAATCATAATAAGCTCGTTGAACTCAGCAGCAATTGCCTTTCTACTCTTGAACACCCTACCAGCCTCTTGCaaatttttctttagaatttaaaTATATAGCACCAGAGGAATAGTTCATCAGTTAAAACCACTTGCTGTTATTgtagaagacttgggttcaatccctagcacctacAGACCtgcttgtgactccagctccaggggatctgttgcCTCAGATTTGTGTTTGTATGGCTGATGCAAACTGTACTTCATGATGCAATTCAATGTCTTTGACATTATTTGCATTGAATTTTTTTGGACTCCTCAGAAGTTTAAGGTATTATTTCCTcttgaattaaaataattagttAAGTCATTAGCAGAAATGTAATTGTATGATGAATATACATTAGAATCAACAGTTTTAACTATGAAAACCATGATTGTTAGTGCCATGTCTAATATCCTTAGGAAAATATCAATAACAGAaatattattcttagttttgatGATAGAGAAATTTAAAGCAATGACAAAATGGTGTATTCTAAAgactctctctttgtctgtctctgcctctctctctctctctctctctctctctctctctctctctctctctttctctctctgtctatatgtacacatgcataagAAATTCTGCTAAATTTATGGAACCCAAAATAAATTTTCTCACTTCTCTAGTTACTGACTTTGAGGACTTGCTTATCACAAACACACTTGATATACAGTATATAAtgcttagattttattttaactgGCAATACTGGTCTTGTGTCTTGTAATTGTGGTGATTAGTGGAGTACCCAGCAATACAAATGGTCTtcttaaaaagagaatataggtAAATGTCCAAGTTGGTACACCCAACTTGAAGCCAgggatttatttttagaattagaGTTTTCCCTATGTtcaattgaattattttttaaaaaaataaaaactggtctggcaaacataaaaaaaataggatagttctgggaattcaaaaacaattatatttttgGTGTTGATGATTCCTTTACTTTCAAGgcctattttcaaataaataattttgctttggattcctgaatttcttatttttaaatattatttccttttattttaaaaattatttatttttatgtgtatgagtgtttttctttcatgtatatatgtatgtgtaccacatatgtgctgGTCCAGGAGGCCACCAGAACAGGGCATTTGGAACTCCTGGACACAAAGTTACTTATGACTGGGAACCactgtgtgggtgatgggaactgaacccatttCCTCTGTGAGAGTCTTAATTACTGTGCATTTCTCTTGACCCCAACATCTTTTCAAGTGAAGACATAAAAAAGGTCTGAAATAAGTTTTCTGATATGAACTTtaaaggctttgttttgtttttaggggaATTTAGTGATGGATCCAATGAGGCTGGTGGCATCTACCAAGTCCTAGAAATACCCTATGAGGGGGATGAGATCAGCATGATGCTGGTACTATCCAGGCAGGAAGTTCCACTGGCCACACTGGAGCCTCTACTCAAAGCCCAGCTGATTGAAGAGTGGACAAACTCTGTTAAGAAACAAAAGGTGGAAGTATACCTGCCCAGGTGAGAGTTACTGTGTAGCCTTTTGCATAGCACGATGCTGGCATCCAGAAAATCTCTTGCCAATGCCTTTGAGTTTTCAGTGTCCTATTCTttatctccctcctcctccaattTCTCCTGCTTCatcatcctttcttctcttcttcatccttcttttctctacctcttttttccccctttgtctccctttcttcctccatctcctctatcttctctttctttctcccttcttgttCTCCTCCTTAATAGTCATTAATACAGACATGATCCTACCCAGAGATGTACATCTACTCTCTGATTTGTTAAGCATCTAGCTGGAGAGGAAACCTCTGCCACTATTGGAAGCACTTGCAAACAAGCCACTATAGTAGATACTGACATATGCTCATATATAAACAAGAAACAAATCTACTCGAAATTTTCCCTGTATCCCAAAGCATAAGATGTATGCATGGCTTTATTACTGTGACTACTCTTCTCTTGACTCCACCCCAGGGCTCTCAGCATATCCATATTTAACAGCATGCTGTTTCCACTTCCCGATAGCTATGCCACATTATGATTACTTTTCCATGTCTGAGTCTCCATTTATATTCCTGCGCTGACCTTTAGTGCCCTTTTCTAAGTATTGTTTACTTAGTCTTAAGGGTCATTTGTGACACTAGACCTTCCAGAAAGCCTTCCCTGAACCATGGGCTCACAAGCATAAGGAATAATTTAGGCTAGAGTACAAGATACACTAATTAATaacatatataatgtgtg contains:
- the Serpini1 gene encoding neuroserpin, with product MAYFLALFSLLAMQSVLIGATFPDETIAEWSVNMYNHLRATGEDENILFSPLSIALAMGVMELGAQGSTLKEIRHSMGYDGLKNGEEFSFLKDFSNMVSAEESQYVMKIANSLFVQNGFHINDEFLQMMKKYFNAEVNHVDFSQNVAVANYINKWVENYTNSLLKDLVSPRDFDSVTHLALINAVYFKGNWKSQFRPENTRTFSFTKDDESEVQIPMMYQQGEFYYGEFSDGSNEAGGIYQVLEIPYEGDEISMMLVLSRQEVPLATLEPLLKAQLIEEWTNSVKKQKVEVYLPRFTVEQEIDLKDTFKALGVTEIFNKDANLIAMSDKKELFLSKIVHKSFIEVNEEGSEAAAASGMIAISRMAVLYPQVIVDHPFLFLIKIRKTGRILFMGRVMHPETMNTSGHDFEEL